The Falco rusticolus isolate bFalRus1 chromosome 15, bFalRus1.pri, whole genome shotgun sequence genome has a segment encoding these proteins:
- the CYLD gene encoding ubiquitin carboxyl-terminal hydrolase CYLD isoform X2, which produces MNSGLWSQEKASSSYWEERIFYLLLQECSVIDKQTQKLLKVPKGSIGQFFQDRSSVGHSRNIPCKGKKLQIGLKILEQPHAVLFVDEKDVIEINEKLAELLLAITNCEERYSLFKSKSRLTKGIQIDIGSPVRVQLRSGDDKFPGVVRFRGPLMQERSLTGIYFGVELLEEGRGQGFTDGQYQGKQLFRCDEDCGVFVALDKLELVEDDDNELESDYAAPVDAMQDNPIGNWDGRYNGIQLCSFASVESTLLLHINDVIPETVSQDRRPPKLAYTSRGGSDKSLFNHSKPKATGSTSEPGNRNRSEVFYTLNGSSVDSQPQMKTKPPWYIDEVAEDPAKSLTDSSPGFGHSSPPLQQPLTNSVSTENRFHSLPFSLTKASSTNGTIGHSPLSLSVQSVIGDVNTTANQESPSTAGPVGNSHGLEAGSLAEVKENPPFYGVIRWIGQPPGVNEVLAGLELEDECAGCTDGTFKGTRYFTCAPKKALFVKLKSCRPDSRFASLQPVSNQIERCNSLAFGGYLSEVVEENTPPKMEKEGLETMIGKKKGIQGHYNSCYLDSTLFCLFSFSSVLDTVLLRPKEKNDVEYYSETQELLRTEIVNPLRIYGYVCATKIMKLRKILEKVEAASGFTSEEKDPEEFLNILFHHILRVEPLLKIRSAGQKVQDCYFYQIFMDKNEKVGVPTIQQLLEWSFINSNLKFAEAPSCLIIQMPRFGKDFKMFNKIFPSLELNITDLLEDTPRQCRICGGLAMYECRECYEDTDISAGKIKQFCKTCNTQVHLHPKRQSHKFNPLSLPKDLPDWDWRHGCIPYQKMELFAVLCIETSHYVAFVKYGRDDSAWLFFDSMADRDGGQNGFNIPQVTPCPEVGEYLKMSLEELHSLDSRKIQGCARRLLCDAYMCMYQSPTMSLYK; this is translated from the exons ATGAATTCAGGCTTATGGAgtcaagaaaaagcaagttcATCCTATTGGGAAGAGCGGATCTTTTACTTGCTTCTCCAAGAATGCAGTGTCATAGACAAGCAGACTCAAAAGCTCTTGAAAGTGCCCAAAGGTAGCATTGGGCAATTTTTTCAAGACCGTTCTTCTGTGGGACACTCCAGAAATATTCCTTGTAAAGGCAAAAAACTGCAGATTGGATTAAAAATTCTGGAACAACCTCATGCAGTCCTGTTTGTGGATGAGAAGGATGttatagaaataaatgaaaaactaGCTGAGTTGCTTTTGGCTATTACTAACTGTGAGGAAAGATACAGTctgttcaaaagcaaaagcaggttAACTAAAGGCATCCAAATAGATATTGGCTCACCTGTTAGAGTGCAGTTGAGATCAGGAGATGATAAATTTCCTGGTGTTGTTCGCTTCAGAGGACCCTTAATGCAAGAAAGGTCCCTAACAGGGATATACTTTGGAGTAGAGTTGCTG GAAGAAGGTCGCGGTCAGGGCTTTACTGATGGACAGTACCAAGGCAAGCAGCTTTTCAGATGTGATGAggattgtggggtttttgttgctCTGGACAAACTGGAGCTGGTGGAAGATGATGACAATGAACTGGAAAGTGACTATGCAGCTCCAGTTGACGCAATGCAG GATAATCCTATTGGAAATTGGGATGGAAGATATAATGGAATACAGCTGTGCAGTTTTGCAAGTGTTGAAAGTACACTTCTCTTGCACATCAACGATGTTATTCCAG AGACTGTGTCACAGGACAGGAGACCTCCCAAACTTGCCTATACCTCAAGAGGTGGCAGTGACAAAAGCTTGTTCAATCATAGTAAGCCAAAGGCTACAG GATCTACCTCTGAACCTGGAAATAGAAACAGATCTGAAGTCTTCTACACGTTAAATGGCTCATCAGTTGACTCTCAGcctcaaatgaaaacaaaacccccatgGTATATTGATGAAG TTGCTGAAGACCCTGCAAAATCACTTACTGATTCATCTCCTGGATTTGGGCATTCTTCACCGCCGCTGCAGCAACCTTTAACAAACTCTGTGtctacagaaaacagatttcactCCCTCCCCTTTAGCTTGACAAAAGCGTCGAGTACTAATGGTACTATTGGACATAGTCCTCTTTCTTTATCTGTTCAGTCAGTCATTGGCGATGTAAATACTACGGCTAACCAGGAGAGTCCATCAACAGCAGGCCCAGTTGGGAACTCACATGGTCTTGAGGCAGGTTCCTTGGCTGAAGTTAAAGAAAATCCTCCTTTCTATGGAGTAATCCGCTGGATTGGCCAGCCCCCTGGAGTAAATGAAGTACTAGCTGGACTGGAACTG GAAGATGAATGTGCAGGTTGTACGGATGGAACATTTAAAGGAACTCGATACTTCACTTGTGCTCCAAAGAAAGCTCTTTTTGTTAAACTCAAAAGCTGCAGGCCAGATTCCAGGTTTGCCTCACTACAGCCCGTTTCCAACCAGATTGAACGCTGCAACTCTCTAG ccTTTGGAGGTTACTTAAGTGAAGTTGTAGAAGAAAACACTCCtccaaaaatggaaaaagaaggtTTAGAGACAATGattggaaagaagaaaggtaTCCAGGGTCATTACAACTCCTGTTACTTAGACTCCACCTTATTCTG cctgttttcttttagttctgTTTTGGATACTGTGTTACTCAGACCTAAAGAAAAGAATGACGTAGAGTATTATAGTGAGACTCAAGAGCTGTTGCGGACAGAGATTGTGAATCCTCTGAGAAT ATATGGATATGTATGTgctacaaaaataatgaaactgaggaaaatacttgaaaaagtTGAGGCTGCATCAGGATtcacttcagaggaaaaag aTCCAGAAgaatttttgaatattttatttcaccaTATTCTAAGAGTTGAGCCACTGCTGAAAATAAG ATCAGCAGGTCAGAAAGTACAAGACTGTTACTTCTATCAAATTTTTATGGACAAAAATGAGAAAGTTGGAGTCCCAACAATTCAGCAGTTACTGGAGTGGTCATTCATCAACAGCAACTTGAAGTTCGCAGAG GCACCTTCTTGCCTGATTATCCAGATGCCTCGGTTTGGAAAAGACTTCAAAATGTTCAACAAAATTTTTCCATCCTTGGAATTAAATATAACAGACTTACTTGAAGATA ctccCAGGCAGTGCCGTATATGCGGAGGGCTTGCTATGTATGAGTGCAGAGAATGTTACGAAGATACTGATATTTCTGCTGGGAAAATCAAACAGTTCTGTAAAACATGCAATACACAA GTTCATCTTCATCCCAAGAGACAGAGTCATAAATTCAATCCATTGTCACTACCTAAAGATCTGCCAGACTGGGACTGGCGACATGGCTGCATCCCATACCAGAAGATGGAGTTGTTTGCTGTTCTCTGCATAGAAACAAGCCACTATGTAGCTTTTGTTAAATATGGGAGGGATGACTCGGCCTGGCTTTTCTTTGACAGCATGGCAGATCGGGATG GAGGTCAGAACGGCTTTAACATTCCACAAGTTACCCCATGTCCAGAAGTTGGTGAATATCTAAAGATGTCTCTCGAAGAATTACACTCACTGGATTCCAGAAAAATTCAAGGTTGTGCACGAAGACTACTCTGTGATGCTTACATGTGCATGTATCAAAGTCCAACGATGAGTTTATACAAGTGA
- the CYLD gene encoding ubiquitin carboxyl-terminal hydrolase CYLD isoform X1: protein MNSGLWSQEKASSSYWEERIFYLLLQECSVIDKQTQKLLKVPKGSIGQFFQDRSSVGHSRNIPCKGKKLQIGLKILEQPHAVLFVDEKDVIEINEKLAELLLAITNCEERYSLFKSKSRLTKGIQIDIGSPVRVQLRSGDDKFPGVVRFRGPLMQERSLTGIYFGVELLEEGRGQGFTDGQYQGKQLFRCDEDCGVFVALDKLELVEDDDNELESDYAAPVDAMQVELPPLEINSRVSLKIGESIEYGTVIFCDVLPGNESLGYVVGVDMDNPIGNWDGRYNGIQLCSFASVESTLLLHINDVIPETVSQDRRPPKLAYTSRGGSDKSLFNHSKPKATGSTSEPGNRNRSEVFYTLNGSSVDSQPQMKTKPPWYIDEVAEDPAKSLTDSSPGFGHSSPPLQQPLTNSVSTENRFHSLPFSLTKASSTNGTIGHSPLSLSVQSVIGDVNTTANQESPSTAGPVGNSHGLEAGSLAEVKENPPFYGVIRWIGQPPGVNEVLAGLELEDECAGCTDGTFKGTRYFTCAPKKALFVKLKSCRPDSRFASLQPVSNQIERCNSLAFGGYLSEVVEENTPPKMEKEGLETMIGKKKGIQGHYNSCYLDSTLFCLFSFSSVLDTVLLRPKEKNDVEYYSETQELLRTEIVNPLRIYGYVCATKIMKLRKILEKVEAASGFTSEEKDPEEFLNILFHHILRVEPLLKIRSAGQKVQDCYFYQIFMDKNEKVGVPTIQQLLEWSFINSNLKFAEAPSCLIIQMPRFGKDFKMFNKIFPSLELNITDLLEDTPRQCRICGGLAMYECRECYEDTDISAGKIKQFCKTCNTQVHLHPKRQSHKFNPLSLPKDLPDWDWRHGCIPYQKMELFAVLCIETSHYVAFVKYGRDDSAWLFFDSMADRDGGQNGFNIPQVTPCPEVGEYLKMSLEELHSLDSRKIQGCARRLLCDAYMCMYQSPTMSLYK, encoded by the exons ATGAATTCAGGCTTATGGAgtcaagaaaaagcaagttcATCCTATTGGGAAGAGCGGATCTTTTACTTGCTTCTCCAAGAATGCAGTGTCATAGACAAGCAGACTCAAAAGCTCTTGAAAGTGCCCAAAGGTAGCATTGGGCAATTTTTTCAAGACCGTTCTTCTGTGGGACACTCCAGAAATATTCCTTGTAAAGGCAAAAAACTGCAGATTGGATTAAAAATTCTGGAACAACCTCATGCAGTCCTGTTTGTGGATGAGAAGGATGttatagaaataaatgaaaaactaGCTGAGTTGCTTTTGGCTATTACTAACTGTGAGGAAAGATACAGTctgttcaaaagcaaaagcaggttAACTAAAGGCATCCAAATAGATATTGGCTCACCTGTTAGAGTGCAGTTGAGATCAGGAGATGATAAATTTCCTGGTGTTGTTCGCTTCAGAGGACCCTTAATGCAAGAAAGGTCCCTAACAGGGATATACTTTGGAGTAGAGTTGCTG GAAGAAGGTCGCGGTCAGGGCTTTACTGATGGACAGTACCAAGGCAAGCAGCTTTTCAGATGTGATGAggattgtggggtttttgttgctCTGGACAAACTGGAGCTGGTGGAAGATGATGACAATGAACTGGAAAGTGACTATGCAGCTCCAGTTGACGCAATGCAGGTAGAACTTCCTCCTCTGGAGATCAACTCCAGGGTTTCTCTGAAGATAGGAGAGAGTATAGAGTATGGGACAGTTATATTCTGTGATGTCTTACCAGGAAACGAAAGTTTAGGATACGTTGTTGGAGTGGACATG GATAATCCTATTGGAAATTGGGATGGAAGATATAATGGAATACAGCTGTGCAGTTTTGCAAGTGTTGAAAGTACACTTCTCTTGCACATCAACGATGTTATTCCAG AGACTGTGTCACAGGACAGGAGACCTCCCAAACTTGCCTATACCTCAAGAGGTGGCAGTGACAAAAGCTTGTTCAATCATAGTAAGCCAAAGGCTACAG GATCTACCTCTGAACCTGGAAATAGAAACAGATCTGAAGTCTTCTACACGTTAAATGGCTCATCAGTTGACTCTCAGcctcaaatgaaaacaaaacccccatgGTATATTGATGAAG TTGCTGAAGACCCTGCAAAATCACTTACTGATTCATCTCCTGGATTTGGGCATTCTTCACCGCCGCTGCAGCAACCTTTAACAAACTCTGTGtctacagaaaacagatttcactCCCTCCCCTTTAGCTTGACAAAAGCGTCGAGTACTAATGGTACTATTGGACATAGTCCTCTTTCTTTATCTGTTCAGTCAGTCATTGGCGATGTAAATACTACGGCTAACCAGGAGAGTCCATCAACAGCAGGCCCAGTTGGGAACTCACATGGTCTTGAGGCAGGTTCCTTGGCTGAAGTTAAAGAAAATCCTCCTTTCTATGGAGTAATCCGCTGGATTGGCCAGCCCCCTGGAGTAAATGAAGTACTAGCTGGACTGGAACTG GAAGATGAATGTGCAGGTTGTACGGATGGAACATTTAAAGGAACTCGATACTTCACTTGTGCTCCAAAGAAAGCTCTTTTTGTTAAACTCAAAAGCTGCAGGCCAGATTCCAGGTTTGCCTCACTACAGCCCGTTTCCAACCAGATTGAACGCTGCAACTCTCTAG ccTTTGGAGGTTACTTAAGTGAAGTTGTAGAAGAAAACACTCCtccaaaaatggaaaaagaaggtTTAGAGACAATGattggaaagaagaaaggtaTCCAGGGTCATTACAACTCCTGTTACTTAGACTCCACCTTATTCTG cctgttttcttttagttctgTTTTGGATACTGTGTTACTCAGACCTAAAGAAAAGAATGACGTAGAGTATTATAGTGAGACTCAAGAGCTGTTGCGGACAGAGATTGTGAATCCTCTGAGAAT ATATGGATATGTATGTgctacaaaaataatgaaactgaggaaaatacttgaaaaagtTGAGGCTGCATCAGGATtcacttcagaggaaaaag aTCCAGAAgaatttttgaatattttatttcaccaTATTCTAAGAGTTGAGCCACTGCTGAAAATAAG ATCAGCAGGTCAGAAAGTACAAGACTGTTACTTCTATCAAATTTTTATGGACAAAAATGAGAAAGTTGGAGTCCCAACAATTCAGCAGTTACTGGAGTGGTCATTCATCAACAGCAACTTGAAGTTCGCAGAG GCACCTTCTTGCCTGATTATCCAGATGCCTCGGTTTGGAAAAGACTTCAAAATGTTCAACAAAATTTTTCCATCCTTGGAATTAAATATAACAGACTTACTTGAAGATA ctccCAGGCAGTGCCGTATATGCGGAGGGCTTGCTATGTATGAGTGCAGAGAATGTTACGAAGATACTGATATTTCTGCTGGGAAAATCAAACAGTTCTGTAAAACATGCAATACACAA GTTCATCTTCATCCCAAGAGACAGAGTCATAAATTCAATCCATTGTCACTACCTAAAGATCTGCCAGACTGGGACTGGCGACATGGCTGCATCCCATACCAGAAGATGGAGTTGTTTGCTGTTCTCTGCATAGAAACAAGCCACTATGTAGCTTTTGTTAAATATGGGAGGGATGACTCGGCCTGGCTTTTCTTTGACAGCATGGCAGATCGGGATG GAGGTCAGAACGGCTTTAACATTCCACAAGTTACCCCATGTCCAGAAGTTGGTGAATATCTAAAGATGTCTCTCGAAGAATTACACTCACTGGATTCCAGAAAAATTCAAGGTTGTGCACGAAGACTACTCTGTGATGCTTACATGTGCATGTATCAAAGTCCAACGATGAGTTTATACAAGTGA
- the CYLD gene encoding ubiquitin carboxyl-terminal hydrolase CYLD isoform X3, which produces MQVELPPLEINSRVSLKIGESIEYGTVIFCDVLPGNESLGYVVGVDMDNPIGNWDGRYNGIQLCSFASVESTLLLHINDVIPETVSQDRRPPKLAYTSRGGSDKSLFNHSKPKATGSTSEPGNRNRSEVFYTLNGSSVDSQPQMKTKPPWYIDEVAEDPAKSLTDSSPGFGHSSPPLQQPLTNSVSTENRFHSLPFSLTKASSTNGTIGHSPLSLSVQSVIGDVNTTANQESPSTAGPVGNSHGLEAGSLAEVKENPPFYGVIRWIGQPPGVNEVLAGLELEDECAGCTDGTFKGTRYFTCAPKKALFVKLKSCRPDSRFASLQPVSNQIERCNSLAFGGYLSEVVEENTPPKMEKEGLETMIGKKKGIQGHYNSCYLDSTLFCLFSFSSVLDTVLLRPKEKNDVEYYSETQELLRTEIVNPLRIYGYVCATKIMKLRKILEKVEAASGFTSEEKDPEEFLNILFHHILRVEPLLKIRSAGQKVQDCYFYQIFMDKNEKVGVPTIQQLLEWSFINSNLKFAEAPSCLIIQMPRFGKDFKMFNKIFPSLELNITDLLEDTPRQCRICGGLAMYECRECYEDTDISAGKIKQFCKTCNTQVHLHPKRQSHKFNPLSLPKDLPDWDWRHGCIPYQKMELFAVLCIETSHYVAFVKYGRDDSAWLFFDSMADRDGGQNGFNIPQVTPCPEVGEYLKMSLEELHSLDSRKIQGCARRLLCDAYMCMYQSPTMSLYK; this is translated from the exons ATGCAGGTAGAACTTCCTCCTCTGGAGATCAACTCCAGGGTTTCTCTGAAGATAGGAGAGAGTATAGAGTATGGGACAGTTATATTCTGTGATGTCTTACCAGGAAACGAAAGTTTAGGATACGTTGTTGGAGTGGACATG GATAATCCTATTGGAAATTGGGATGGAAGATATAATGGAATACAGCTGTGCAGTTTTGCAAGTGTTGAAAGTACACTTCTCTTGCACATCAACGATGTTATTCCAG AGACTGTGTCACAGGACAGGAGACCTCCCAAACTTGCCTATACCTCAAGAGGTGGCAGTGACAAAAGCTTGTTCAATCATAGTAAGCCAAAGGCTACAG GATCTACCTCTGAACCTGGAAATAGAAACAGATCTGAAGTCTTCTACACGTTAAATGGCTCATCAGTTGACTCTCAGcctcaaatgaaaacaaaacccccatgGTATATTGATGAAG TTGCTGAAGACCCTGCAAAATCACTTACTGATTCATCTCCTGGATTTGGGCATTCTTCACCGCCGCTGCAGCAACCTTTAACAAACTCTGTGtctacagaaaacagatttcactCCCTCCCCTTTAGCTTGACAAAAGCGTCGAGTACTAATGGTACTATTGGACATAGTCCTCTTTCTTTATCTGTTCAGTCAGTCATTGGCGATGTAAATACTACGGCTAACCAGGAGAGTCCATCAACAGCAGGCCCAGTTGGGAACTCACATGGTCTTGAGGCAGGTTCCTTGGCTGAAGTTAAAGAAAATCCTCCTTTCTATGGAGTAATCCGCTGGATTGGCCAGCCCCCTGGAGTAAATGAAGTACTAGCTGGACTGGAACTG GAAGATGAATGTGCAGGTTGTACGGATGGAACATTTAAAGGAACTCGATACTTCACTTGTGCTCCAAAGAAAGCTCTTTTTGTTAAACTCAAAAGCTGCAGGCCAGATTCCAGGTTTGCCTCACTACAGCCCGTTTCCAACCAGATTGAACGCTGCAACTCTCTAG ccTTTGGAGGTTACTTAAGTGAAGTTGTAGAAGAAAACACTCCtccaaaaatggaaaaagaaggtTTAGAGACAATGattggaaagaagaaaggtaTCCAGGGTCATTACAACTCCTGTTACTTAGACTCCACCTTATTCTG cctgttttcttttagttctgTTTTGGATACTGTGTTACTCAGACCTAAAGAAAAGAATGACGTAGAGTATTATAGTGAGACTCAAGAGCTGTTGCGGACAGAGATTGTGAATCCTCTGAGAAT ATATGGATATGTATGTgctacaaaaataatgaaactgaggaaaatacttgaaaaagtTGAGGCTGCATCAGGATtcacttcagaggaaaaag aTCCAGAAgaatttttgaatattttatttcaccaTATTCTAAGAGTTGAGCCACTGCTGAAAATAAG ATCAGCAGGTCAGAAAGTACAAGACTGTTACTTCTATCAAATTTTTATGGACAAAAATGAGAAAGTTGGAGTCCCAACAATTCAGCAGTTACTGGAGTGGTCATTCATCAACAGCAACTTGAAGTTCGCAGAG GCACCTTCTTGCCTGATTATCCAGATGCCTCGGTTTGGAAAAGACTTCAAAATGTTCAACAAAATTTTTCCATCCTTGGAATTAAATATAACAGACTTACTTGAAGATA ctccCAGGCAGTGCCGTATATGCGGAGGGCTTGCTATGTATGAGTGCAGAGAATGTTACGAAGATACTGATATTTCTGCTGGGAAAATCAAACAGTTCTGTAAAACATGCAATACACAA GTTCATCTTCATCCCAAGAGACAGAGTCATAAATTCAATCCATTGTCACTACCTAAAGATCTGCCAGACTGGGACTGGCGACATGGCTGCATCCCATACCAGAAGATGGAGTTGTTTGCTGTTCTCTGCATAGAAACAAGCCACTATGTAGCTTTTGTTAAATATGGGAGGGATGACTCGGCCTGGCTTTTCTTTGACAGCATGGCAGATCGGGATG GAGGTCAGAACGGCTTTAACATTCCACAAGTTACCCCATGTCCAGAAGTTGGTGAATATCTAAAGATGTCTCTCGAAGAATTACACTCACTGGATTCCAGAAAAATTCAAGGTTGTGCACGAAGACTACTCTGTGATGCTTACATGTGCATGTATCAAAGTCCAACGATGAGTTTATACAAGTGA